A single window of Papio anubis isolate 15944 chromosome 8, Panubis1.0, whole genome shotgun sequence DNA harbors:
- the COMMD5 gene encoding COMM domain-containing protein 5 → MSAVGAAAPYLHHPSDSHSGRVSFLGAQLPPEVAAMARLLGDLDRSTFRKLLKLVVSSLQGEDCREAVQRLRVSADLPEERLGALLAGMHTLLQQALRLPPASLKPDTFRDQLQELCIPQDLVGDLASVVFGSQRPLLDCVAQQQGAWLPHVADFRWRVDVAISTSALARSLQPSVLMQLKLSDGSAYRFEVPTAKFQELRYSVALVLKEMADLEKRCERRLQD, encoded by the coding sequence atgTCTGCTGTGGGGGCTGCAGCTCCGTACCTGCATCATCCTAGTGATAGTCACAGTGGCCGAGTGAGTTTCTTGGGGGCCCAGCTTCCTCCAGAGGTGGCAGCAATGGCCCGACTACTAGGCGACCTAGACAGGAGCACGTTCAGAAAATTGCTGAAGCTTGTGGTCAGCAGCCTGCAGGGGGAGGACTGCCGAGAGGCTGTGCAGCGTCTTCGGGTCAGCGCCGACCTGCCGGAGGAGCGGCTGGGTGCCCTGTTGGCAGGCATGCACACGCTGCTCCAGCAAGCCCTCCGTCTGCCCCCCGCCAGCCTGAAGCCTGACACCTTCAGGGACCAGCTCCAGGAGCTCTGCATCCCCCAAGACCTGGTCGGGGACTTGGCCAGCGTGGTATTTGGGAGCCAGCGGCCCCTCCTTGATTGCGTGGCCCAGCAGCAGGGGGCCTGGCTGCCCCATGTTGCTGACTTTCGGTGGCGGGTGGATGTAGCAATCTCTACCAGTGCCCTGGCTCGCTCCCTGCAGCCCAGCGTCCTGATGCAGCTGAAGCTTTCAGATGGGTCAGCATACCGCTTCGAGGTCCCCACAGCCAAATTCCAGGAGCTGCGGTACAGCGTGGCTCTGGTCCTGAAGGAGATGGCAGATCTGGAGAAGAGGTGTGAGCGCAGACTGCAGGACTGA